One window of the Fusobacterium sp. genome contains the following:
- a CDS encoding YfcC family protein, whose amino-acid sequence MSENTTRKKFTIPHTYVIIGIILVILTVLTYIIPAGTYERAIDPVLNRTMVVQGSFKYIEQTPVSPFHIFMAVVEGLVSTADIIFFIFFAYGFVYLLIKTGAFYGSLGSLIKKFNGKETMIFPIFMVVFGICGSTFGLYEETYGLLPAFMGISVALGYDALVGGAAVILGTATGFAAATLNPFTIGIAQGIAELPIGSGIGLRIMCFIVFQGSAIIYLMLYARKVKLHPELSIVKDVKFNFSDGMNREEMEQLPFNRKHKFIMLLFVVTIALLVYGTSQLGWYLNELSTLFFIMMIITGLVGGYNFSQIASLFVKSVSDVIFGAMAVGVARSLTIVMENGHIIDTIINFMANTLSTMPKTIAAVGMVVVQNFINFFIPSGSGQAATSMPIMAPLADAIGLTRQTAVLAFQFGDGFSNMFWPTSAATVCGLMSLPIEKWYRFITPLFIIMFLLQVIFMVIAVAINYGSF is encoded by the coding sequence ATGTCAGAAAATACTACTAGAAAAAAATTTACAATACCACATACTTATGTGATAATTGGAATCATTCTTGTTATATTAACAGTTTTAACCTATATTATACCAGCAGGTACATACGAAAGAGCAATAGATCCAGTTCTAAACAGAACTATGGTTGTACAAGGGTCATTCAAATATATTGAACAGACTCCTGTTTCTCCATTCCATATATTTATGGCAGTGGTAGAAGGATTAGTTTCTACTGCTGATATTATATTTTTTATATTCTTTGCTTATGGATTTGTATATCTTTTAATAAAAACAGGAGCATTCTATGGCTCTCTTGGTTCTCTTATTAAGAAATTTAATGGGAAAGAAACTATGATATTTCCTATTTTTATGGTAGTATTTGGTATCTGTGGATCTACTTTTGGTCTTTATGAAGAAACTTATGGACTGCTTCCAGCTTTCATGGGAATATCTGTAGCTTTAGGATATGATGCTTTAGTTGGTGGAGCTGCAGTTATTCTTGGTACAGCTACAGGATTTGCTGCTGCTACTCTCAATCCATTTACAATAGGAATCGCCCAAGGAATTGCAGAACTTCCTATTGGTTCTGGAATTGGCCTAAGAATTATGTGTTTTATCGTCTTTCAAGGAAGTGCAATTATTTATCTTATGCTTTATGCAAGAAAAGTAAAACTTCATCCAGAACTTTCAATTGTTAAAGATGTTAAATTCAATTTTTCAGATGGAATGAACCGTGAAGAGATGGAACAACTTCCTTTTAATAGAAAGCATAAGTTTATAATGCTACTTTTTGTTGTAACTATAGCTTTACTTGTATATGGTACAAGTCAGCTTGGATGGTATCTGAATGAACTTTCCACTCTTTTCTTCATCATGATGATAATTACTGGATTAGTTGGAGGGTATAATTTCAGTCAGATAGCTTCTCTTTTTGTAAAATCAGTTTCAGATGTTATTTTTGGTGCAATGGCAGTGGGGGTAGCAAGATCACTTACTATTGTAATGGAAAATGGCCACATAATTGATACTATAATAAATTTTATGGCTAATACACTTTCTACTATGCCTAAAACTATTGCTGCTGTAGGAATGGTTGTTGTCCAAAACTTCATCAATTTTTTTATCCCTTCTGGTTCAGGACAGGCAGCTACATCTATGCCTATTATGGCCCCTTTAGCAGATGCTATTGGACTTACAAGACAAACAGCTGTACTTGCTTTCCAATTTGGAGATGGTTTTTCTAATATGTTTTGGCCTACATCAGCTGCTACTGTTTGTGGACTGATGAGCCTTCCAATAGAAAAATGGTATAGATTTATCACTCCCTTATTTATAATTATGTTTTTGCTGCAGGTTATTTTTATGGTTATAGCTGTAGCAATTAATTATGGATCTTTTTAA